The Paenibacillus sp. RC334 nucleotide sequence TTCATACATTCATATAACTAACTTCTATATATATTCGTAATTAAAAATTACCTGCGGCGCTTGAGCGCAATACCGACGGCTGCTGCACCAAGTACGACTGCAATGATCGACAGAACGAGTGCTGTCGTTTGTACTGCAGAGCTGGCAGGGGCAGCAGCAGCAGGTGCGGCTTCGGTAGCATTGTTCGAAGCGGGTGCCGGGCTGCTACTATCCTTAGCCGTGTCTGTGCTTGCATGGCCTGCGGCTGCACCAGCCGAATCATGCCCATGATCTGCGGAAGGTGCCGAAGCTTCGGAGGTGGCATCTGCCGTGATTTTTGTAATGGAATGCGGATTGTTGCTTCCTTCATCGCCTGTCCATTCCACGATACTTCCGTCACTGTAATATTGGAAAGCGTTCCATGCGGCTTCAGTATTCCGGTCTGCATTTTGTGCTACGAAGCTGAAACGCATGTATTGACCCGCTTGAATGCCATCTTCGTCGGTCGTCCAGGTAACGGTGGTTACTTTGCCGGAGCTGTCTTTCTCGGTTGCTACCTTCCAGTCTGGTACAGGCTCGTACTGTTTAAAAACGACCTCTTTCGGGATTTTTAAAGCCACTTTGGTTGTTGGAATGTTTTTCTCTACAGGTACTTTCAACGTGTACGTCTCCCAAGCGTTAGGCTGTGAAACGGAAGGCTTGACCGTCACGTGGGCACTGGCCATACCCGCAAAAAGTAAAGCACCTGCTGCAATCAGACCCATGGAGGTCGCAAGCCTGGAAAATCTCGATTTTACCATTTGAATCCTTGTATTCATATAAAAAGCTCCTTTAGTTTGAAAGATTTGTAATTACGTGTCCTAGGTTATTTTACTGGGCTGACATGCAGAGTAAATTCGGCGTCAACTGCATCCAATGATGCGGTCAGAGCATGTACCTGTACAGCCCATGTTCCTTCAGCGGTCAGCAGCTCTTGAGTAAGGAATGGCTGCTGCTGCCGCGCAGGGAGAACAAATTCCTGTCGGGATTTGTCAGGGGCGTCCGGAACGAGTGTCAGTGTGACCTGCTGGATTCCCTGTACGGTGGCTCCTTTGGCATCCCGCACGGTTACCTTAAATTCATTGCTGCCCACGATATTCGGGCTAACCGCCAGCGTGACGTTATATTTGCCAGCGGTGCGAGTTTCCTCAAACGGTACCGCAGGTGCCTGACCAGGCGAAAGGTGGGTGAGCACCGCCGCCAACAGTAGCACGAGCAGGCCGATGGACAGCTCGATGCGCAAGCCCCCGGCGGCACGCTTGGCTGCCGCCGCTTGCCGTGCGCTGCGAAATTGGCTGGCCGCGAAGGCCAGCATGACCAGCAGCAGCGCTGTTTTTCCAAGCAGAACGAGTCCGTAGGACGTGTTCAGCAGCAGGGATGGAGCCGGGACGTACAGCACGGCTCCATAAATGCCGGTGGCGAGCAGCGCCGCCACCGTGGCAATGCCCCAGCCGGCAAAGCGGCGCAAGGCCGCTTGCCGCAAAGCTGTCCGCTCGGACACGGGCAGTTCTGGAACGGCAGCAGGCAGGCACAACGCCATGACGGCAAGTGAGCCGATCCAGAAGGCTGCCGCGGCCAGATGGACGAAGTCCGCTGCGATGGCTGGAGCCGGATGGGTAGCCGCCGCCGGATGGCCTATAAAGGCCTTGGACAGCATGAGGCTTAGCGTCAGGACGACGGAGCCGTAGCCCCAGAGACGGCGCTGGCGGTTAGAAATGCTGTGATCCAGCGCGTAAATCAGCGCTACGCTCAGTACCAGTACGAGAATCATCTGGATAAACCAGATTTGTCCCGCCCCCGTGAACTGGAGGGCTTCTCCAAGAATCGGGAACGAAAAGCCCTGCCCGATAGAAACCCCGGCATCCCAGGATGCCTGAAGCGGCAGACTGATCAGGATGGCGACAGACGTGATGCCGTAGCCGCTCCATAGCAGTGCGGACCAGTGTGGTAACGTGATGCCTGTCTGTTGATCATGTTTCTGCCGCTCACTTGTGTCCTTGCTTTGATCCGTTTCTGGCAG carries:
- a CDS encoding copper resistance protein CopC, whose amino-acid sequence is MLHLSRPARAACLLLLCLPLLLLFPHLSWAHAFIVESSPTENQVLDKPPSQVKITFNENLQSAFMSMKVTDETGKRVDTGKAQLNPEHENTMEIKLTPGMKNGIYTVNWRALSADGHPINGVIPFQVGNGSNAYTDPAAATSEGSGASRLDLIATRWLLYIGLSLLLGALCFRLLILPETDQSKDTSERQKHDQQTGITLPHWSALLWSGYGITSVAILISLPLQASWDAGVSIGQGFSFPILGEALQFTGAGQIWFIQMILVLVLSVALIYALDHSISNRQRRLWGYGSVVLTLSLMLSKAFIGHPAAATHPAPAIAADFVHLAAAAFWIGSLAVMALCLPAAVPELPVSERTALRQAALRRFAGWGIATVAALLATGIYGAVLYVPAPSLLLNTSYGLVLLGKTALLLVMLAFAASQFRSARQAAAAKRAAGGLRIELSIGLLVLLLAAVLTHLSPGQAPAVPFEETRTAGKYNVTLAVSPNIVGSNEFKVTVRDAKGATVQGIQQVTLTLVPDAPDKSRQEFVLPARQQQPFLTQELLTAEGTWAVQVHALTASLDAVDAEFTLHVSPVK
- a CDS encoding YcnI family protein — encoded protein: MNTRIQMVKSRFSRLATSMGLIAAGALLFAGMASAHVTVKPSVSQPNAWETYTLKVPVEKNIPTTKVALKIPKEVVFKQYEPVPDWKVATEKDSSGKVTTVTWTTDEDGIQAGQYMRFSFVAQNADRNTEAAWNAFQYYSDGSIVEWTGDEGSNNPHSITKITADATSEASAPSADHGHDSAGAAAGHASTDTAKDSSSPAPASNNATEAAPAAAAPASSAVQTTALVLSIIAVVLGAAAVGIALKRRR